The sequence ATACCGCCACGAGGCCGAACCACTGGCGCGGCACTTCTCCGATGTCTTCGGCGGGTACGACGCGATCGTGACGCCCTCCGGGTCGTGCGGCGCGATGGTCCGCGAGCTGTACCCCCGGATGGGCGAGCGGGCCCGCGCGGAGGGCCGCGGCGACGGCCTGGCCACCACCCTCGCACCGGTCGTGCCCAAGACGTACGAGCTCACCGAGTTCCTGGTGGACGTGCTCAAGGTGACCGACGTGGGCGCGTACTACCCGCACACCGTCACCTACCACCCCACCTGCCACGGGCTGCGCAGTCTCGGTCTGGGCGACCGGCCGCGCCGGCTGCTGCAGTCCGTCAAGGGACTTGAGCTCAGGGAGCTGCCGGGCGCCGACGAGTGCTGCGGCTTCGGCGGCACCTTCGCCCTCAAGAACTCCGACGTCTCGGCGGCGATGGGGGCCGACAAGGTACGCAACGCCGAGTCGACGGGCGCCGACGTGCTGTGCGCCGCCGACAACTCCTGTCTCATGCACATCGGCGGCACCATGACCCGGCTCAGGACGGGCATGCGCCCGGTACACATCGCGGAGATCCTGGCGAGCACGGAAGAGGGACCGGCATGAGCGGTGGCACATTCGTCGGGATGCCGGCCTTCCCGAAGGCCGCGCACGAGGCCGTCCACAACCAGACCCTGCGCGGCAATCTGCGGCACGCGACGCACACCATCCGCGCCAAGCGCGCGAACGCGGTCGCGGAGGTCTCCGACTGGGCCGAGCTGCGCGAGGCCGGCAAGCAGATCAAGGACCACACGCTCCGTCATCTCGACCGGTATTTGGTGCAGTTGGAGGAGTCGGTCACGGCGGCGGGCGGCACCGTGCACTGGGCCGCCGACGCGGACGAGGCCAACCGGATCGTCACGTACCTCGTGAAGGCGACCGGTGAGAGCGAGGTCGTCAAGGTCAAGTCGATGGCCACGCAGGAGATCGGTCTCAACGAAGCCCTGGAAGCCGAGGGCATCAACGCCTACGAGACCGATCTCGCCGAGCTGATCGTGCAGTTGGGCAAGGACCGGCCCTCGCACATCCTCGTCCCCGCCATCCACCGCAACCGCGGTGAGATCCGTGAGATCTTCACGCGCGAGATGAGCGAGTGGGGCCGCCCGGCGCCGGAGGGCCTCACCGACACGCCCGCCGAACTGGCCGACGCGGCGCGCCTGCACCTGCGCGAGAAGTTCCTGCGCGCCAAGGTCGGCGTGTCCGGCGCCAACTTCATGGTCGCCGAGACCGGCACGCTGGTCGTGGTGGAGTCCGAGGGCAACGGCCGGATGTGCCTGACCCTGCCCGAGACGCTGATCTCGGTCGTCGGCATCGAGAAGATCGTGCCGACCTGGCAGGACCTGGAGGTCTTCCTCCAGACCCTCCCCCGCTCCTCGACGGCCGAGCGCATGAACCCGTACACCTCGACGTGGACGGGCACCACGGACGAGGACGGGCCGCAGTCCTTCCATCTGGTCCTCATCGACAACGGACGCACCGACACGCTGGCCGACGAGGTGGGACGCCAGGCGCTGCGCTGCATCCGCTGCTCGGCGTGTCTCAACGTCTGCCCGGTGTACGAGCGGGCGGGCGGCCACGCGTACGGCTCGGTCTACCCGGGCCCGATCGGCGCGATCCTCAGCCCCCAGCTGCGGGGCATCGACAACGAGATCGACGCCTCCCTCCCGTACGCGTCGTCGCTGTGCGGGGCCTGCTACGACGTGTGCCCGGTGGCGATCGACATCCCGGAGGTGCTGGTGCATCTGCGGGAGCGGGTCGTGCAGGGCGGTGCCGTGACCCGCGAGGGCGCCAAGGTCGTGCTCAAGCCCGCGAAGGGGCATGCCGCCGAGCGTGCGGCGATGCGTGCCGCGCGGTGGGCGTTCAGTCATCCGGGCGCGCTGCGCACCGGCCAGCGGATGGCGTCCCGTACGCGCCGCTTCCATCCGAGGTCGCTCCCCGGCCCCGGCAAGGCGTGGAGCGAGACCCGGTCGCTGCCGGCGGTTCCGGCGGAGCCGTTCCGCGACTGGTGGCAGCGGACGCAGGGCGGAAAGGACACCTCGAAGTGAGCGGCAGCAGGGATCTGATCCTGGCCCGGGTACGGCGTGCGCTGGCCGATGTGCCACCGGACGACACGCCGTACGAACAGGCCTTCGAGCGCCCGTATCTGCGCGAGCACGGGCACCGGAGTGTCGCGGAGACGGTGGATCTGCTGGCGGAGAACCTGGCGGACTACCGGGCGCTCGTGCACCGCTGCACGGCCGGCGAGCTGGCGGCGACGATCGCCCGGCTGCTGGCCGAGCGGGGTTCGGCGGCGGTCTCCGTCCCGACGGGCCTGGACCCGCGGTGGCTCGCGGCCACCGAGGTCACCCAGGTGCCCGACTCCGCCGCGAACACCCCGGCCGAACTGGACCGCGTCGACAGTGTGGTCACGGCGTGCGCCGTCGCCATCGCCGAGACCGGCACCATCGTGCTGGACGGCGGCCCCGACCAGGGCCGCCGCCGGATCACGCTGGTCCCGGACCACCACATCTGTGTCGTACGGGTGCCGGATCAGGTCGTGTCCTCGGTGCCCCAGGGCCTGGAGCGCGTCGATCCGGCCCGCCCGCTGACCTGGATCTCGGGTCCGTCCGCGACCAGTGACATCGAACTCGACCGGGTCGAGGGGGTGCACGGTCCGCGCACCCTAGAGGTGGTGCTGGTGAGCGGAGAGTGACGGACGCGGTTAGCGTGAAGTCATGATCCGGTTCGAGCAGGTCACCAAGCGGTATCCGGACGGCACGACCGCGGTGGACGGACTCTCCTTCGAGGTGTCCGAGGGTGAACTCGTCACGCTCGTGGGCCCGTCCGGCTGCGGCAAGACGACGACCATGATGATGGTCAACCGTCTCATCGAGCCGACCTCGGGCCGGATCCTCGTCGACGGCGAGGACATCGCGACGGTCGACCCGGTGCTGCTGCGACGGCGGATCGGTTACGTCATCCAGCAGGTGGGCCTCTTCCCGCACCGGACCGTCCTCGACAACACGGCGACCGTGCCCACCCTGGTCGGCTGGAAGAAGGCGAAGGCGCGGGCGCGGGCCGCCGAACTGCTCGACCTGGTGGGCCTGGACCCGAAGACGTTCGGCTCGCGCTATCCGGACCAGCTCTCCGGCGGTCAGCGCCAGCGGGTCGGCGTGGCGCGGGCCCTGGCCGCGGACCCGCCGGTGCTGCTGATGGACGAGCCCTTCGGTGCGGTCGACCCGGTGGTGCGGGAGCAGTTGCAGGACGAGTTCCTGCGGATGCAGGCGGCCGTGCGCAAGACGGTGCTGCTGGTCACGCACGACATCGAGGAGGCCGTACGGCTCGGCGACCGCATCGCCGTGTACGGGAAGGGCCGCATCGAGCAGTACGACACGCCGGGAGCGGTGCTGGGCACCCCGGCGACTCCGTACGTGGCGGAGTTCGTGGGCGCCGACCGGGGCCTGAAGCGGCTGTCGGTCACCGAGATCGAGCCCGACGACCTGGAGCAGCCGCCGGTCGTCCGCCTCGACGAGAGCGCCGACCGGGCCGCCGGCCGGCTGCGAGCGGAGGGTGCGCGCTGGGCGGTCGTCCTGGACGCGGACGGCGATCTGCACGGCTGGGTGGGCGCCGAGGAACTGGCCGGGGGCGGCACGGTGGCCGCCCTCGTCCACCGGATGAAGTCCTGGGTCCCCGTGGGCGCCCCGTTGAAGCAGGCCTTCGGCGTGATGCTCCAGCACGACGCCGGCTGGGTGGCCGTGCTCGACGGGGCGCGCTTCCTCGGCGTACTGACCCCGGCGAAGCTGCACGAGGCGCTGCGCCGCTCGGTGGACGCGGACGCGCTCGGTGTCCCGCGGGGTCAGGTGGACTTCGACTCGGTGGCGGACGCCTAGTGGCGCTTCGTCAGGTCCTGGCCCTCCTGCCGCTGTCCGCGCTGTCCCTGTCGTCCCGGCTGTCCCTGCCGTCCGTGCCGTAGGAGCGGGACGAGCGGTTCAGCAGGCCGAAGGTCCAGCGTTCGTTGAACCCCGACAGGAAGCCGATGGCGCACCAGAACACCCAGAACGAGGTGCTCGCCGCCTCACGGCCACCGCAGATGTCACCCGTGGCGACCGGTACGTCGATCACCTGGGCGAACTCGGCGCTGAGCAACAGGAACACGGCGATACCGAGGACCCAGCCGATGACGACGCGGTAGACGCCCTCGTGCCGCATGCTCCGGGCCATCTGGCCCGGTACGACGGCTTCGGTGTGTCCGTTGGTCTTCCGGCGCGTCAGCTCGTCCCCGCTGTTGCGCAGCCGCGCCAGCACGCTGAACACCGCGCCGAACGCCCCGGCGCCGCCGCTCAGGAACACCCCCATGAGCGTCCAGCGGTCGCTGCAGTTCAGGGTGATGCCCAGGTGGCCCAGGAGCCCCCACGCGCCCACCATCAGCGGCAGGCTGAGCAGCACGAGACTGATCAGCAGCCCGATGGAGAGTCCGACGTTGAGCCCGCGGCTGATGGCGACCGCCCTGTCCTGGCGGACCCTGGCCCGGATGCCGGCGATCTCCTTCTCCAGGTAGTCGGCCAGGCTGGAGCCGGCCGGAGACTCGTCGAGCTGCGGAGAGGCCAGCGCGCTGCGCACCGTGTACTCCACGGTCGCCATCAGCGAGGTCCTGGTCTCCCGCTCGAAGGCCCGCTGGGAAACCCCGTACAGCCGCTGGAGTTCCAGTAGCTGCTTCGGGAACGACCTGCCCAGTCTCTCGTAGCCCGCGCGGGACTCGGGATCCACGTCGCTCAGCAGCCTGGGCCTTTCGAGCGTGCTCGCGCCCACCATCGTTTCGGACAACTTCTCCCGCCTCGTCGGGCGGTGTCCCCCGTTTTCCATGTAAGACGTGTACCGATGCGCGGGCCGGGCAGGAAGCCGTACCGGCGCACCAGTACGGCCACAGTCGTCACGGTCCTGCTACGGGAGCAATCCGTGGTCGCGCAGGTACGTCCGGGCCACGTCCTCGGGCAGTCGGCGCCAGCTGTCCACCTGCTGGTTCATGGCTGCCAAGTCCCGTGTCGTCAGCACGTCGTTGAGCTTTCCGAGAGCCGTGGCGACGCCCTCGCTGCCCGCTCGGGAGCGGTTGACCACCGGCACGATGTAGTCGGCGTTCTGGAGATGCTTGTCGTCCGTGAGCAGGACGAGGCCGAAGTCGTCGAGCGTCGCGTCCGTCGTGGTGGTCAGCACCATCTGGTCCTGGCCGTTCTGCACGGCCCGTTTCGCCTGCGTAGTGCCGACGCCCTTGGGGTCCACACCCGTGATGTCGATGCCGTACGTCTTCTTCAGCCCCGGTTCGCAGTAGGGCCGTTGTACGCACTCGTCCCCCGCGGCCAGCCGCACTTCCACCCCGGACGCGCCCAGGTCGCTGAGCGACTTGAGGTCGTGTTCGCGGGCGAAGGCGCGGGTCACGGCGAAGGCGTTCTGGTCGACGGCCTTGCCCGCTTCGAGGACGGTGAGCCCGCGGGGCGCGGCCAGCTTGCGCAGCGCGGCCATCGTGGCGTCCAGGTCCGGCGAGCCGACGGCGGGGGCGTCCGCCCCGTTGGTCTTGGCGTTCAGCCAGTCCGCGAAGGTCGCCGCGTACTCGGCGACGACGTCGATCTGCCCCGACTCCAGGGCGGGTTCGTACAGTTCGCGGTTGGCGACGGTGAGCGTCGACGTCTTGTATCCGGCCTGGTTGAGCAGCAGCCCGTACATGGTGGCCAGGAGATCGCTCTCGGTGAAACCGGCCGAGCCGATGATCAGGTTCTTGCTGTCGCCGGGCGGTGCGGTGACCTCGCCCTGGTTCTCCAGGGAGGGGCCGGAGGCGCAGCCGGTCAGCGGAAGCAGGAGCAGCAGGAGCAGACCGGTGAGGTTCCCGCGCCGCCTCACCCCGCACCCCGCCCTCATCGCGTGCCCCGCCGGGGCGCGAGCCGCTCCGCCACTTCGAAGACCGCTTCGACGAGCAGGGCGAAGACGGCGACGAGGACGGCTCCGGCGACGACCTGCGGCGTACTCGCCAGGTTGAACCCGGCGGTGATGATCCGTCCGAGTCCGCCGCCGCCCGCCAGCGCGGCGATCGTGGCGGTGGCCACGAGCTGTACGGCCGCGAGACGCACTCCGCCCATGATCATCGGCATCGCGAGCGGCGCCTCGACCCGCCACAGCATCTGACCTCCGGTCATCCCCATGCCGCGGGCCGCCCGCACGACGTCACGGTCGACCTCGCGCATCCCCACGTACGCGTTGGTGAGCAGCGGTGGAACGGCGAACAGCACGAGCGCGACGACCGTGGGGCCCTGGCCCCAGTCGCCGATCGGGGTGAGCAGCAGCAGGACGAGCACCGCGAAGGTGGGGACGGCCCGGCCGACGTTCGAGATGTTGACGGCGAGCGCGCCGCCCCGGCCGAGGTGGCCGAGGACCAGGGCGACCGGCAGCGCGATCAGACAGCTGATCACGAGGCAGACGACGGTCAGCACGAGGTGCTGACCGAGCCGGTGCCAGACGCCGTCGTCGCCCGCCCAGTGCGCGGAGTCGGCCAGCCAGTCCCAGGCGTCGGTGAGGGTCGTCATCCGCGCTTCGCTCTCGTCCAGGGGGTGATCAGCCACTGGATCCCGAGCAGCAGCAGATCGGCGGCGACCGCGATGGCCACGCACAGCACGGACGCGGTGAGGACCTGGGCCTTGAAGTAGGTGTTCATCCCCGAGTAGATGAGGTTGCCGAGCCCGCCGAAGCCGACGATCGCACCGACCGTGGCCAGCGACACCGCCGAGACGGTGGCGATCCTGAGCCCCGCCATGGCGGCGGGCAGGGCCAACGGCAGTTCGACGGTGAGGAGCAGCCTGACGGGCCCGTACCCCATGCCGCGGGCCGCCTGCCGGGTGTCCTCGGGCACGGCCCGGAGCCCGGCCAGGATGTTCCGGACGAGCAGGGTCAGCGAGTACAGGACGAGGCCCGCGACGACCAGGGCCGCCGACAGCCCGTACACCGGCAGGAGCAGGGAGAACATGGCCAGCGACGGGATCGTGTAGAGGACGGTCGTGACGGCGAGCACCGGGCCCGCCGCCCAGCCCCAGCGGCGGGCCGCCACGGCCAGGGGCAGGGCGATCACCAGGCCGATGAGGACGGAGAGCGCGGTCAGCTGGAGGTGCTGGCCGACGGCGTCGAGGAGGATGTCGCGGCGGGTGCTCAGGTAGTCGCCGCAGATCCACTCGTTGCGCGCGAGGCAGTCGTCCGGGGGCGCGGTCACGGGTCCCTTCCGGTCGCGGGTCCGGTCCGGTCACAGGTCCGGTCCGGTCACGGTCCATTCCAGCGGGGCGGGCGGCGGACGGCGCGTATTGATGACCCGTACGGGGACTCACCCGCGCGGGGAGTCACCCGTGGGGCGAGCAGTTCCGTAGGTCGAGCTGTCGGTGGGGCGAGTTGAACGCCGCTTGCGCCTCTCCCGTACTTCAGGGACAGCGGGTTCCCCCCGCCCGCCGTCCCAGGAGGAATCCCGCCCATGACGACCGCACCCCGCACCGCCGCCCTCGTCGTCCTCGTCGGGGCGGCCCCGCTGCTACTCGCCGTGGGAGCCGCCGGGCCCGCCGCCGCGCACGGGGCGCCGACGGATCCGGTGAGCCGGGCGGTGGCCTGCTCCCCCGGCGGTCAGCAGGCGCGGTCGGCGGTCTGCCGGGCCGCTGCCGCCTCCGGTGTCGCCGCCTTCGACAACCTGCGGCTGGCGGGAGTGAACGGCCGGGACCGGCAGGTCGTCCCCGACGGCAAACTGTGCAGCGGAGGCCTCGCCGCCTACCGGGGCCTGGACCTGGCCCGCGCCGACTGGCCCTCGACCCGGCTGAGCGGCGGGGCGGACATGACGCTCACCTACCGGTCGACGATTCCGCACACGGGCACGTTCAAGCTGTTCCTGACGAAGGACGGCTACGACCCGACGAAGCCGCTCAAGTGGTCCGACCTGCCGTCCAGGCCCTTCGCGACGGCCACCGACCCGGCGCTGGTGAACGGCGCCTACCGGATCAAGGCCGAGCTGCCGTCCGACCGCACCGGACGCCACCTGCTCTACACGATCTGGCAGAACACGAGCACCCCGGACACGTACTACTCGTGCTCGGACGTGGTCTTCCCCGCCGCGAAGAAGAGCGCCGGGGGCTCCGGGTCGGCCGGGTCGACCGGGTCCTCGTCGAGCACACCCGTGAAGCCGCCGACGAAGTCCGCGGCCGCGGAGACCGGCGCCGCCGCCTCCCCCTCGAAGTCACCGGCCGACGTGGCGAGCGCACGCCCGCAGCCGTCGCAGACGCTGACCGGCGACCCCGGCGAGGCGGTCGCCTCCGCCACCTCCGACAAGGACAGCCGGACCCCGGCCCTGCCCCTGGTCGCGGGCGGCGCGGCGGGTCTCCTGATCACGGCGGGCGCCGCGTACACCCTGCGCAGGCGGCGCTGACGCCCTGTACCCACCGTCGGACCCGCGCCGGACCTGCCATTGGACCCGCCGCCGGACCTGCCGTCCGCCGAAGATCACGTGACTGGTAGCGTGCGTCGCTTCGGTGGTCGACGACCGGCAGTGTCAGGGGAGTGGAACGTGCGGACCTGGCGAAAAAGCCTGGAAGCGGCCGAGGTGAGCCAGGGCGTACTGCGTGACGACTACACGAAGGTCGCGCGGTTCATGCGGCGGCGGGAGCCGGCCGGCTATCTGGCGGTGCGCCTGATGGTGCCCGCGGACCATCAACCCCACGTGCTCGCGGGGTACGCGTTCGCGTCCTACACCGACGACATCTGCGACCGGGGCACGGTCGGGGAACGCACCCGGCGCTTCGACGCCTGGGCGGGGCGGGTGCGCACGGCGCTCGGCTCGGGAAGCGCCGAGCACCCGCTGCTGCGCGCGTTCCTGCACACCGCGGCCACCCGTGAACTGCCGCGCCGGTGGGTCGACTCGTACCTGGACGGCGCGCGGATCGACCTCGACTTCCCGGGCTTCGCCACCGAGGCCGACTACCAGCGGTACGTGGAGCGGCTCACCTGGCCGTTCCTGATGATCACCTCGGGGCTGGCCCATCAGGGCGGCGGCAGCGCCGAGTTCGCCGCCGCCTGCCGGCTGTTCGCCGACGCGGCCCAGCGGACGGACATCCTCACCGACCTGCACGAGGATCTGCGCGGCGGGCGACTGTACCTGCCCGTCAGCGATCTCGAACGGTACGAGATCACGCGCGAGGACCTGGAGCGGGGCCGCGACCTGCCCGGGGTACGCGCGCTGGTGGCGGCCACCGCCGGCACCGCGCGCGCCACGCTCCGGGAGTCCGGCGTGCTCCTCGACCACTGCTCCGACGAGCACCGGCGGCTGATGCGTTTCGTCCTCGACCTGCACCATCAGCGCCTGGAGTCGGTGACGACCCGGGGCGCCTCGGTCACCCGCCGCCCCGTCCGCGACCGCCCGGTGGCCTGCCTGCGCCTGCTGACCCGCCGCACGCCGCCACACCGCGCCGAGCGCACGGAGCCGGCCGGGACCGCTTCCACACGGTGACTCGTCCGCCGTCCCCTTCAGGGGCGCGGGTTCGGCGGCGCGGTTTCAGGAGGGCGGCGAACTGGCCGAACCCGCGATCATCCGCGTGCCCCCGGCGCCGGCGGGCGCACCGGTCAGCGCACCCTCCCCCGCGGCTTCAGCGGCACCGCGGGCAGCGTGGGAGCCGCCAACGGCCCCCCGTCGTACCCCTTCACCTCACCGAACCGCGACCCCGTCGCCCAGTCGGCGCGGGCCTGCTCGATGTCCGCCTGGGACCGTCCGATGAAGTTCCACCACATAGCCGGTGTGTCGCTGCTTTACGCAGGTCAAAGGCATCTCGGTCCTCGGACGGTCAGCAAACCGTCAGCATTGGACCTGGGGAGTCGACGACACGATGGCGAGCAAGACCCTGGCACACGGCATGGGCACCTACTTCAAGGACTGCGAGCATGCCCAGTCGAGATGGCCGAAGTGCCCACACCTCTACAAGATCCAGTACCGCAACGCCGCCGGTAAACAGGCTGTCGAGTCCGGGTTCGAGACCGATGCCGCGGCGATCACACGATTGACGAGTATCTACAACGCGAAGAAGGCCGCCCCCAGCCGCACAAGTAGGGCGGTTCGTGTTGCGAAGTATGGGTCGATGCGGTTCGAGGAGTACGCGCGGGAGTGGCGGGAGAGCCAGCGTCATCTGGAGGAGTCCTCCCGGCGGCATCTGGACTCGCTGCTGGAGCATCACATCTTCCCGGCGTTGGGGAGCCGGCGGATGGATGCTTTCGACCACAAGGTGGTGGACGGGTTCATCAGGTCGATGGAACGCAACGGGGCCGGGCTGGCGACGCAGTCCAACGCGTTCGACAAGGTGAAGTCGATCCTGCTGGACGCCCACCGGCTGGGCCTGTACGACGACAGTCCGCTGGAGGGTGTGAAGCCCCCGCAG is a genomic window of Streptomyces sp. NBC_00414 containing:
- a CDS encoding (Fe-S)-binding protein yields the protein MRVALFLTCVNDTLYPDTGRAVVKLLTRLGVDVDFPMAQTCCGQAHYNTGYRHEAEPLARHFSDVFGGYDAIVTPSGSCGAMVRELYPRMGERARAEGRGDGLATTLAPVVPKTYELTEFLVDVLKVTDVGAYYPHTVTYHPTCHGLRSLGLGDRPRRLLQSVKGLELRELPGADECCGFGGTFALKNSDVSAAMGADKVRNAESTGADVLCAADNSCLMHIGGTMTRLRTGMRPVHIAEILASTEEGPA
- a CDS encoding LutB/LldF family L-lactate oxidation iron-sulfur protein, with protein sequence MSGGTFVGMPAFPKAAHEAVHNQTLRGNLRHATHTIRAKRANAVAEVSDWAELREAGKQIKDHTLRHLDRYLVQLEESVTAAGGTVHWAADADEANRIVTYLVKATGESEVVKVKSMATQEIGLNEALEAEGINAYETDLAELIVQLGKDRPSHILVPAIHRNRGEIREIFTREMSEWGRPAPEGLTDTPAELADAARLHLREKFLRAKVGVSGANFMVAETGTLVVVESEGNGRMCLTLPETLISVVGIEKIVPTWQDLEVFLQTLPRSSTAERMNPYTSTWTGTTDEDGPQSFHLVLIDNGRTDTLADEVGRQALRCIRCSACLNVCPVYERAGGHAYGSVYPGPIGAILSPQLRGIDNEIDASLPYASSLCGACYDVCPVAIDIPEVLVHLRERVVQGGAVTREGAKVVLKPAKGHAAERAAMRAARWAFSHPGALRTGQRMASRTRRFHPRSLPGPGKAWSETRSLPAVPAEPFRDWWQRTQGGKDTSK
- a CDS encoding tyrosine-type recombinase/integrase, which translates into the protein MASKTLAHGMGTYFKDCEHAQSRWPKCPHLYKIQYRNAAGKQAVESGFETDAAAITRLTSIYNAKKAAPSRTSRAVRVAKYGSMRFEEYAREWRESQRHLEESSRRHLDSLLEHHIFPALGSRRMDAFDHKVVDGFIRSMERNGAGLATQSNAFDKVKSILLDAHRLGLYDDSPLEGVKPPQYNPAKAVIPSVAQLAQIRMAGDDIFRLIADLMSGCGLRNAEATAVNLRGIVAPDVYRISEQVNQTSGQYARLKHRKPGEYRDVPLPTRTRQTIEWYAEKHGTVDGYLLRHPRDPGKPFPYYYLDNRWLRIKKAGVADIPEGMVVYGLRHFFASNCLTTANTMRWIAPGCRVRGGS
- a CDS encoding squalene/phytoene synthase family protein; its protein translation is MRTWRKSLEAAEVSQGVLRDDYTKVARFMRRREPAGYLAVRLMVPADHQPHVLAGYAFASYTDDICDRGTVGERTRRFDAWAGRVRTALGSGSAEHPLLRAFLHTAATRELPRRWVDSYLDGARIDLDFPGFATEADYQRYVERLTWPFLMITSGLAHQGGGSAEFAAACRLFADAAQRTDILTDLHEDLRGGRLYLPVSDLERYEITREDLERGRDLPGVRALVAATAGTARATLRESGVLLDHCSDEHRRLMRFVLDLHHQRLESVTTRGASVTRRPVRDRPVACLRLLTRRTPPHRAERTEPAGTASTR
- a CDS encoding ABC transporter substrate-binding protein — protein: MRAGCGVRRRGNLTGLLLLLLLPLTGCASGPSLENQGEVTAPPGDSKNLIIGSAGFTESDLLATMYGLLLNQAGYKTSTLTVANRELYEPALESGQIDVVAEYAATFADWLNAKTNGADAPAVGSPDLDATMAALRKLAAPRGLTVLEAGKAVDQNAFAVTRAFAREHDLKSLSDLGASGVEVRLAAGDECVQRPYCEPGLKKTYGIDITGVDPKGVGTTQAKRAVQNGQDQMVLTTTTDATLDDFGLVLLTDDKHLQNADYIVPVVNRSRAGSEGVATALGKLNDVLTTRDLAAMNQQVDSWRRLPEDVARTYLRDHGLLP
- a CDS encoding lytic polysaccharide monooxygenase, encoding MTTAPRTAALVVLVGAAPLLLAVGAAGPAAAHGAPTDPVSRAVACSPGGQQARSAVCRAAAASGVAAFDNLRLAGVNGRDRQVVPDGKLCSGGLAAYRGLDLARADWPSTRLSGGADMTLTYRSTIPHTGTFKLFLTKDGYDPTKPLKWSDLPSRPFATATDPALVNGAYRIKAELPSDRTGRHLLYTIWQNTSTPDTYYSCSDVVFPAAKKSAGGSGSAGSTGSSSSTPVKPPTKSAAAETGAAASPSKSPADVASARPQPSQTLTGDPGEAVASATSDKDSRTPALPLVAGGAAGLLITAGAAYTLRRRR
- a CDS encoding ABC transporter permease — encoded protein: MTAPPDDCLARNEWICGDYLSTRRDILLDAVGQHLQLTALSVLIGLVIALPLAVAARRWGWAAGPVLAVTTVLYTIPSLAMFSLLLPVYGLSAALVVAGLVLYSLTLLVRNILAGLRAVPEDTRQAARGMGYGPVRLLLTVELPLALPAAMAGLRIATVSAVSLATVGAIVGFGGLGNLIYSGMNTYFKAQVLTASVLCVAIAVAADLLLLGIQWLITPWTRAKRG
- a CDS encoding ABC transporter permease — protein: MTTLTDAWDWLADSAHWAGDDGVWHRLGQHLVLTVVCLVISCLIALPVALVLGHLGRGGALAVNISNVGRAVPTFAVLVLLLLTPIGDWGQGPTVVALVLFAVPPLLTNAYVGMREVDRDVVRAARGMGMTGGQMLWRVEAPLAMPMIMGGVRLAAVQLVATATIAALAGGGGLGRIITAGFNLASTPQVVAGAVLVAVFALLVEAVFEVAERLAPRRGTR
- a CDS encoding LutC/YkgG family protein, giving the protein MSGSRDLILARVRRALADVPPDDTPYEQAFERPYLREHGHRSVAETVDLLAENLADYRALVHRCTAGELAATIARLLAERGSAAVSVPTGLDPRWLAATEVTQVPDSAANTPAELDRVDSVVTACAVAIAETGTIVLDGGPDQGRRRITLVPDHHICVVRVPDQVVSSVPQGLERVDPARPLTWISGPSATSDIELDRVEGVHGPRTLEVVLVSGE
- a CDS encoding betaine/proline/choline family ABC transporter ATP-binding protein (Members of the family are the ATP-binding subunit of ABC transporters for substrates such as betaine, L-proline or other amino acids, choline, carnitine, etc. The substrate specificity is best determined from the substrate-binding subunit, rather than this subunit, as it interacts with the permease subunit and not with substrate directly.) yields the protein MIRFEQVTKRYPDGTTAVDGLSFEVSEGELVTLVGPSGCGKTTTMMMVNRLIEPTSGRILVDGEDIATVDPVLLRRRIGYVIQQVGLFPHRTVLDNTATVPTLVGWKKAKARARAAELLDLVGLDPKTFGSRYPDQLSGGQRQRVGVARALAADPPVLLMDEPFGAVDPVVREQLQDEFLRMQAAVRKTVLLVTHDIEEAVRLGDRIAVYGKGRIEQYDTPGAVLGTPATPYVAEFVGADRGLKRLSVTEIEPDDLEQPPVVRLDESADRAAGRLRAEGARWAVVLDADGDLHGWVGAEELAGGGTVAALVHRMKSWVPVGAPLKQAFGVMLQHDAGWVAVLDGARFLGVLTPAKLHEALRRSVDADALGVPRGQVDFDSVADA